From a region of the Bermanella marisrubri genome:
- the zwf gene encoding glucose-6-phosphate dehydrogenase encodes MPDVTEPFELVLFGAKGDLAHRKLIPALYNLHVDGRLSEQGNIWAITRPNTEQSAYIEQVKDWVRKLGAEFDEKTWKAFSQRIKLVGVDLYKAAGYSKLAKKLNASGNPVVYYCAVHSRLYPVICEQLFAHNLITEHSAIVLEKPIGNDYESGMVINRRVAEFFEESQIYRIDHYLGKETVQNLLALRFANSIFEHQWNQRYIDHIQITISETVGVEQRAGFYEGTGALRDMLQNHLLQLLCMTAMEPPASMEAESVREEKVKVLKALKPIVGADISECVVRGQYGEGISEGEMVPKYKDEPGVDTHSTTETFVALKAQIDNWRWSGVPFYLRTGKRLAKRACEIVVQFKEVPHSIFEMQHKKTMANKLVFHLQPDEGVSLQLCEKRVGNHMQVRPMVLSLNQSDQDKNRVPEAYERLLADAINRNPTLFLREDELMTAWQWVDPILNHWQTSDQRPDTYTAGSWGPAASTLLLAKDGRLWEENS; translated from the coding sequence ATGCCAGACGTAACGGAGCCTTTTGAACTGGTGTTATTTGGTGCAAAAGGCGATTTGGCCCACCGAAAACTCATTCCTGCTTTATACAACCTGCATGTCGATGGTCGCCTCAGCGAACAGGGAAATATTTGGGCAATCACACGCCCCAATACGGAACAAAGTGCTTATATCGAGCAAGTAAAAGACTGGGTGCGCAAACTTGGTGCAGAATTCGACGAAAAAACTTGGAAGGCGTTCTCACAGCGAATCAAGTTGGTGGGCGTGGATCTTTACAAGGCAGCGGGATACAGCAAGTTAGCGAAAAAACTCAACGCCTCTGGTAACCCTGTGGTCTATTACTGTGCGGTGCACTCGCGGCTGTATCCCGTGATTTGCGAGCAATTATTTGCCCATAACCTCATCACTGAACATAGTGCCATCGTGCTTGAGAAGCCCATTGGCAACGACTATGAGTCCGGCATGGTGATCAATCGCCGCGTAGCGGAGTTTTTTGAAGAATCGCAAATTTACCGTATTGACCATTATCTCGGTAAAGAAACTGTGCAGAACCTTTTGGCCTTGCGCTTTGCCAACAGTATATTCGAGCATCAATGGAATCAGCGCTATATCGATCACATTCAAATCACCATCAGTGAGACCGTGGGTGTCGAGCAACGCGCGGGTTTTTATGAGGGCACAGGCGCCTTGCGGGACATGCTGCAAAACCACTTACTTCAACTTTTATGTATGACCGCCATGGAGCCACCGGCGTCTATGGAAGCAGAAAGCGTGCGGGAAGAGAAAGTAAAAGTCCTAAAAGCCCTCAAACCTATCGTTGGTGCCGATATCAGCGAATGCGTCGTGCGCGGCCAATATGGTGAAGGCATCTCCGAAGGGGAAATGGTCCCTAAATATAAAGATGAACCCGGCGTGGATACCCATTCCACCACAGAGACATTTGTCGCCCTTAAGGCTCAAATTGATAACTGGCGCTGGAGCGGCGTACCGTTTTATCTACGTACCGGCAAGCGACTCGCCAAGCGCGCTTGTGAAATCGTGGTGCAGTTTAAAGAGGTGCCACACAGTATTTTTGAGATGCAGCATAAAAAGACCATGGCCAACAAATTGGTATTCCACCTTCAGCCTGATGAAGGCGTGAGTCTGCAATTATGTGAAAAGCGTGTGGGCAACCACATGCAAGTGCGTCCAATGGTATTGAGCCTGAATCAAAGCGACCAAGATAAAAATCGCGTGCCTGAAGCTTACGAACGGTTGCTGGCGGATGCCATCAATCGCAACCCAACGTTATTCCTGCGTGAAGATGAACTCATGACCGCATGGCAATGGGTTGACCCCATCCTGAACCACTGGCAGACCAGTGATCAGCGCCCAGATACCTATACAGCAGGCAGTTGGGGGCCAGCAGCTTCCACCTTATTGTTAGCGAAAGATGGGCGCTTATGGGAGGAAAATAGCTAA
- a CDS encoding HAD-IIB family hydrolase has product MNSTQFIVSTDLDGTLLDHHSYDYTPALTAIQALTKLHIPIIVNTSKSQAEVASIVNELRLRPSIYIVENGSGLVLPNEYVRRLSSESLKGIEKRIMGDETCLVFGRERQDVTDFLYGLRAEKAWQFSGYSDWSLQQIMELTGLDESKARQSSHKAFSEPFIWQDSEAKLTELRQTCLEAGFNLVKGGRFYHLQGQCDKSTPLQFIKENVNELFPEKSDIKIIALGDNHNDIAMLNYSDYPICIKSPVNDFPNLNTQQPTLYSDEYGPAGWRQKIECLLNNLSLLES; this is encoded by the coding sequence ATGAATAGCACTCAATTCATTGTCAGCACCGATTTGGATGGCACATTGTTGGACCATCACAGTTATGACTACACTCCAGCACTTACCGCGATTCAAGCCCTCACCAAACTGCACATTCCCATCATCGTTAATACCAGTAAATCACAAGCAGAAGTCGCATCCATCGTTAACGAATTACGACTACGCCCCAGTATTTATATTGTGGAGAATGGATCAGGCTTAGTGTTACCGAACGAATATGTTCGTCGCTTATCAAGCGAATCTTTGAAAGGGATTGAAAAACGCATCATGGGTGACGAGACCTGTTTGGTCTTTGGTCGCGAACGACAAGACGTCACCGATTTCCTTTATGGTTTACGTGCTGAAAAAGCATGGCAGTTTAGCGGTTACTCCGATTGGTCTTTACAGCAGATCATGGAGCTTACCGGGCTAGACGAAAGCAAAGCGCGACAGTCTTCTCACAAAGCGTTTTCAGAGCCATTCATTTGGCAAGATTCAGAAGCCAAGCTCACAGAGCTAAGGCAAACCTGTTTGGAAGCGGGCTTTAACTTAGTGAAAGGCGGGCGCTTCTATCACTTGCAAGGCCAGTGCGATAAATCTACACCTTTGCAGTTTATAAAAGAAAACGTCAATGAGTTATTTCCTGAAAAAAGCGATATCAAAATCATCGCACTGGGTGATAACCACAACGACATCGCCATGCTGAATTACAGCGATTATCCCATCTGCATTAAATCGCCGGTGAATGACTTCCCAAATTTAAATACTCAACAGCCAACACTGTATAGCGACGAATACGGTCCTGCCGGTTGGCGACAAAAAATCGAATGCTTATTGAATAACCTATCATTATTAGAATCATAA
- a CDS encoding MvaI/BcnI family restriction endonuclease: protein MSKMEFSDLDFLNIESMNDVHDKLKSNDCTIALIKKLPKNNNDKNQVYFHHDTSALNSVYDMTFDEREASTSLTKRASNPGRLIPQAIFNEFYWLKRDGSREKVKECKAITYHQYPETRLSGFQTIHGNMPKAMSVEYTKSDALKPRYLVLGATDNGVAIAMMIVDPLDKFYSDFKTLKFFQGSKICKLLEIEHVSNNTEKLKNLLSQKIANQSLKGCRLLSSGETAPFTGTQVHGYTLEHALGIIPNSNHDGDILGIELKCFTRTKLSLITTEADGGLYHENFNNFMKKYGYLKGEEYRLTGLHRAYKINPKTELTLKIICFPVTKGLEEKDITRKIYDPSIPFSKQMNGMQVILEYSNGDIAASWSIEHLMNKWGAKHNEVVYVPAKVVENTIAEEKEEGFLKRVVFQDKVLWCFRSTVENLIKAIHDGIIYLDPAPKYNEMDASKNKRRTQWRLNNIYQASETLYEKTETIMLSNER, encoded by the coding sequence ATGAGTAAAATGGAGTTCAGTGATTTAGATTTCTTGAACATAGAGAGCATGAATGATGTTCATGATAAATTAAAATCAAATGATTGTACGATTGCTCTAATCAAAAAGCTGCCAAAAAATAATAACGATAAAAATCAAGTCTACTTTCATCATGATACAAGTGCTTTAAACTCTGTATATGATATGACTTTCGACGAACGCGAAGCTAGCACAAGCCTCACTAAAAGAGCATCAAATCCAGGACGATTAATACCTCAGGCTATATTCAATGAATTCTATTGGCTAAAACGCGACGGCAGTCGTGAAAAAGTTAAAGAATGCAAGGCGATAACCTATCACCAATATCCCGAGACTCGCTTATCAGGGTTTCAAACCATCCATGGAAACATGCCAAAGGCGATGAGCGTCGAATACACAAAAAGCGATGCTCTCAAACCACGCTACCTAGTTTTAGGCGCAACTGACAATGGTGTAGCGATAGCAATGATGATTGTTGATCCATTAGATAAATTCTATAGCGACTTTAAGACTCTGAAATTTTTTCAAGGATCTAAAATTTGTAAGCTACTTGAGATTGAACATGTTTCCAATAACACAGAGAAACTTAAAAACCTGCTTTCTCAAAAAATTGCCAATCAGAGTCTCAAAGGTTGCCGCCTACTAAGTTCAGGGGAAACAGCCCCCTTCACTGGAACTCAAGTGCACGGGTATACACTCGAGCATGCTTTAGGGATTATACCCAATAGTAATCATGATGGTGATATTTTGGGCATTGAATTGAAGTGTTTTACCCGAACCAAACTATCACTCATTACAACAGAGGCCGATGGTGGCTTGTACCATGAAAATTTTAACAACTTCATGAAGAAATATGGCTATCTTAAAGGCGAAGAGTATAGACTTACAGGCCTTCACAGAGCCTATAAAATAAACCCAAAGACAGAATTAACCTTGAAAATCATATGCTTCCCGGTTACAAAAGGCTTAGAAGAAAAAGATATCACGAGAAAAATCTATGATCCTAGCATCCCATTTTCAAAACAAATGAATGGTATGCAGGTCATTCTTGAATACTCTAACGGCGATATTGCAGCCTCATGGTCTATTGAACACCTAATGAATAAATGGGGGGCAAAACATAATGAAGTTGTTTACGTTCCAGCAAAAGTCGTTGAAAATACTATTGCAGAAGAAAAAGAAGAAGGTTTTTTAAAGCGTGTTGTATTTCAAGACAAGGTTCTCTGGTGCTTCAGATCAACTGTAGAGAATCTAATAAAAGCAATCCATGACGGAATTATATATCTCGATCCAGCTCCAAAATATAATGAAATGGACGCTTCCAAAAATAAAAGGCGAACACAATGGCGTCTAAATAATATCTATCAAGCCTCTGAAACACTTTATGAAAAAACTGAAACTATTATGTTAAGTAATGAACGATAG
- a CDS encoding alpha-amylase family glycosyl hydrolase, whose protein sequence is MSASEELFYKVKGHLDCIYPDVDTQALASDLISIMGLDVKQYDVDSHGNRWDEEDVWVITYGDSIQKEDEAPLQTLRKFCHDRLAGIVNGVHILPFFPYSSDDGFSVIDFSQVNQSLGDWQDIRTIAKEFHLMADLVVNHCSSRSLWFENFKQDKSPGKDYFITPDEDFDVSQVVRPRISPLLREVQTLSGKKKVWCTFSHDQVDLNYENPELLKEMVKTIHLYLENGVRIFRLDAVAFLWKIAGTNCIHLPQTHEMVRLFRTLIEHYSKDAIIITETNVPNAENLSYLGNANEAHAVYNFSLPPLLIQGLLSGQCQHLKEWLIGMPAPQMGTFYFNFLASHDGIGLRPAEGLLADEEINEMVHCIKRFGGLISWRSTADGQDRPYEMNITLYDALQGTLEGPDKWQIPRFLCAHGVMLALEGVPAIYIHSLMGTHNYHEGVEHTNHNRTINRYKWQQPDLVEKLDNPITHHHQVFNQMLALMAVRKKQKAFHPNAEQFILHICDQVFGFWRQSIDREQKIFCLYNFSTEPQTISLASLNLPEAGPWVDLLSDTQYDNLYGSIQLQPYQFVWLSNC, encoded by the coding sequence ATGTCTGCCAGCGAAGAACTCTTTTACAAGGTAAAAGGCCATCTTGATTGTATTTATCCTGACGTGGATACACAGGCGCTTGCTAGTGATCTCATTTCCATTATGGGGCTGGACGTTAAGCAATATGATGTCGATAGCCATGGCAACCGCTGGGATGAAGAAGACGTATGGGTCATCACCTATGGTGATTCCATACAAAAAGAAGACGAAGCGCCATTGCAAACTTTGCGTAAGTTTTGTCATGACCGCCTAGCGGGCATCGTCAATGGCGTGCATATTTTACCGTTCTTTCCATACAGTTCTGATGATGGTTTTTCCGTGATCGATTTTTCTCAGGTGAACCAAAGCCTAGGGGACTGGCAAGACATCAGAACTATTGCCAAAGAGTTTCACTTAATGGCGGATCTGGTAGTGAATCACTGCTCAAGTCGAAGTCTTTGGTTTGAGAACTTTAAGCAAGATAAATCACCCGGCAAAGATTACTTCATCACACCAGACGAAGATTTTGATGTAAGCCAAGTGGTGCGTCCACGGATCTCGCCATTGTTGCGGGAAGTACAAACCTTGTCTGGTAAAAAGAAAGTTTGGTGTACCTTTAGTCACGACCAAGTGGATTTAAATTACGAAAATCCAGAACTGCTAAAAGAAATGGTGAAAACCATTCATTTATATTTAGAAAACGGAGTGCGTATTTTCCGACTGGATGCCGTCGCATTTTTATGGAAGATCGCCGGTACAAACTGTATTCACTTACCGCAAACCCACGAAATGGTGCGCCTATTCCGCACGCTCATTGAGCACTACAGTAAAGACGCTATCATCATCACTGAAACCAATGTGCCCAATGCAGAAAACCTATCCTACTTAGGTAACGCTAACGAAGCCCATGCAGTTTATAACTTTTCATTGCCGCCATTATTAATTCAAGGTTTGCTAAGCGGGCAGTGTCAGCACTTGAAAGAATGGCTCATCGGCATGCCTGCACCGCAAATGGGAACCTTCTATTTTAATTTCTTGGCCAGCCACGATGGCATTGGTCTACGTCCAGCAGAAGGCCTGCTGGCGGATGAAGAAATCAACGAAATGGTGCACTGCATTAAACGTTTTGGTGGTTTAATTTCCTGGCGCTCTACAGCAGACGGACAAGACCGCCCTTATGAAATGAACATCACCTTGTACGATGCACTTCAGGGCACGTTAGAAGGACCAGACAAATGGCAAATCCCACGGTTCTTATGTGCCCATGGTGTCATGCTCGCGCTTGAAGGGGTGCCTGCCATTTATATTCATTCTTTGATGGGCACGCATAATTATCACGAAGGGGTAGAGCACACTAACCACAACCGCACCATTAACCGCTACAAATGGCAGCAGCCCGATTTAGTGGAAAAATTGGACAACCCCATAACCCATCATCATCAAGTATTTAATCAAATGCTGGCTCTTATGGCCGTGCGCAAAAAACAAAAAGCGTTTCATCCCAACGCCGAGCAATTCATTTTGCATATTTGCGATCAAGTCTTTGGTTTTTGGCGTCAAAGCATCGACCGCGAACAAAAAATATTTTGCTTGTATAACTTTTCCACTGAGCCGCAAACCATTTCGTTGGCAAGCTTAAACTTGCCCGAAGCAGGACCATGGGTGGACCTACTAAGCGATACCCAATACGACAACCTCTACGGCAGTATTCAACTTCAGCCTTATCAGTTTGTTTGGCTAAGTAACTGCTAA
- the galU gene encoding UTP--glucose-1-phosphate uridylyltransferase GalU — MISKCLFPVAGYGSRFLPATKAMPKEMLPIVNKPLVQYGVEEAVEAGLNDMGFVTGRGKRAIVDHFDMSYELEKEIAGSGKEAMLEPVTNLIEQNDFAFTRQVHMKGLGHAILSGKNLMGDNPFAVILADDLCIPEPGDIGVLAQMVEIYKQFRCSVVAIQEVPMDEVHKYGVIDGQDMGNGIFRVSDMVEKPAKEDAPTNLAIIGRYILTPDIFDKIADTQPGKNGEVQITDAIMKQAQQGCVIAYKFRGKRFDCGSIDGFVEATNYVYDNIYKQGL; from the coding sequence ATGATTTCAAAATGCCTCTTCCCTGTTGCTGGTTATGGCTCTCGATTTTTACCTGCTACCAAGGCCATGCCCAAAGAGATGTTGCCCATCGTGAATAAACCTCTGGTGCAATACGGTGTAGAAGAGGCCGTCGAAGCAGGCCTCAATGATATGGGCTTTGTCACAGGCCGAGGCAAGCGTGCCATTGTTGATCATTTTGATATGAGCTATGAGCTAGAAAAAGAAATCGCCGGCTCAGGAAAAGAAGCCATGCTGGAACCCGTCACCAATCTCATTGAGCAAAACGATTTTGCTTTCACGCGTCAGGTGCACATGAAGGGTTTAGGGCATGCCATTCTTTCTGGTAAGAACCTCATGGGTGATAATCCGTTTGCTGTGATTCTCGCCGATGATTTGTGTATACCTGAACCAGGAGATATTGGTGTGCTTGCACAAATGGTAGAGATTTATAAACAATTCCGTTGCTCAGTAGTTGCCATTCAAGAAGTACCCATGGATGAAGTGCATAAATACGGTGTGATTGATGGTCAAGATATGGGCAATGGCATCTTTCGTGTATCCGACATGGTGGAAAAACCCGCAAAAGAGGACGCCCCCACTAACCTGGCTATCATTGGTCGCTATATCCTCACACCTGACATTTTTGATAAGATAGCCGACACTCAACCGGGCAAAAATGGCGAAGTACAGATTACTGATGCCATCATGAAACAAGCGCAACAGGGTTGCGTTATTGCCTATAAATTCCGTGGTAAGCGATTCGACTGTGGTTCCATTGATGGGTTCGTCGAAGCCACGAATTATGTTTACGATAATATTTATAAACAAGGACTCTAA
- a CDS encoding phosphatase PAP2 family protein — MEFVKRHWEIPLFVVFAILCVTFPEVDIKVSELFYEPGVGFPLDHDPIIQFIYVVFRYMPHFIIPIFLLMLAAPWFIKAMHGTRKYTTFLLLTLLIGPGIIVHPILKDNWDRPRPENTQNFGGQHEFAPAFKMNDVEGNHKSFASGHAAMGFWFIAFAWVFRKRRLFVAGLVIGAIVSMGRIVQGGHFLSDIITAGFICYFTCQAMSYWLFGDYRIKREKLADHSEDLDD, encoded by the coding sequence ATGGAATTTGTAAAACGCCACTGGGAAATCCCCCTATTTGTTGTATTCGCCATATTGTGTGTCACCTTCCCAGAAGTGGATATCAAGGTTAGCGAGCTATTCTACGAGCCAGGCGTAGGCTTCCCACTAGATCATGACCCGATCATTCAATTCATTTATGTGGTATTCCGTTACATGCCGCATTTCATCATCCCAATATTTCTACTGATGCTGGCAGCCCCTTGGTTTATCAAAGCCATGCACGGCACCCGTAAATACACCACGTTTTTGTTGCTGACCCTATTGATTGGCCCCGGCATTATTGTGCACCCCATCTTAAAAGATAACTGGGATCGCCCACGGCCAGAAAACACACAAAACTTCGGCGGCCAACACGAATTCGCTCCCGCCTTTAAAATGAACGATGTAGAAGGCAACCACAAAAGTTTTGCCAGCGGCCACGCTGCCATGGGCTTTTGGTTTATTGCCTTCGCATGGGTATTCCGCAAGCGTCGTTTATTCGTAGCAGGGCTTGTCATCGGCGCCATCGTGAGCATGGGCCGCATCGTACAAGGTGGGCACTTCTTATCAGATATCATCACCGCTGGGTTTATTTGCTACTTCACCTGCCAAGCCATGTCCTATTGGTTGTTTGGTGATTATCGAATCAAGCGGGAAAAGCTGGCGGATCATTCTGAAGATCTCGACGACTAG
- a CDS encoding phosphomannomutase/phosphoglucomutase, protein MTQLSCFKAYDVRGRIPDQLNDDIAYRIGRAYGEYLKPKQVVVGYDIRLTSHELSRKVIEGLTDAGADVIDIGQCGTEEVYFATSHLKADGGICVTASHNPKDYNGMKFVREESKPISGDTGLKDIEALAAANEFAEVSHKGQVSEQDTRPAYIEHLLTYIDVASLKPLNIVCNAGNGGAGAVIDAIESALPFTWNKVHHDADGNFPHGVPNPLLEENRAPSIEAIQASGADMGIAWDGDFDRCFFFDEKGNFIEGYYIVGLLAEAFLKKESPNKIVHDPRLIWNTQALCEDLGGEAIQSKTGHAFIKERMRKEDAVYGGEMSAHHYFRDFAYCDSGMIPWLLVAELMSKTGKPLSQLVEERMAAYPCSGEINSRLENPKQVIEGITKVYSKDAESTDYTDGVSINFADWRFNLRSSNTEPVVRLNVEARGDSALMESKTKELLDKIAQFDKA, encoded by the coding sequence ATGACCCAGCTTAGTTGTTTTAAAGCCTATGATGTACGCGGTCGTATTCCTGATCAGCTAAACGATGATATTGCTTATCGTATTGGCCGCGCCTATGGTGAATACCTAAAACCTAAGCAAGTGGTGGTTGGATATGACATCCGCTTAACCAGTCATGAACTCAGCCGAAAAGTTATTGAAGGCTTAACGGACGCTGGTGCCGATGTCATCGACATTGGCCAATGCGGCACCGAAGAGGTGTATTTTGCAACCAGCCACCTGAAAGCGGACGGTGGTATTTGTGTTACCGCCAGTCATAATCCTAAAGACTACAACGGCATGAAGTTCGTGCGCGAAGAGTCCAAGCCTATTAGTGGCGATACTGGTTTAAAAGACATTGAAGCGCTTGCCGCAGCCAACGAGTTTGCAGAGGTAAGCCATAAAGGCCAAGTCAGCGAACAAGATACGCGCCCTGCTTATATTGAACACTTGTTGACCTATATCGATGTTGCATCACTTAAGCCTTTGAACATTGTTTGTAATGCCGGTAACGGTGGCGCAGGTGCCGTTATTGATGCGATTGAATCTGCATTGCCTTTTACTTGGAACAAAGTACATCACGATGCCGATGGTAATTTCCCCCACGGCGTTCCAAATCCACTGCTTGAAGAAAATCGAGCACCCAGCATTGAAGCTATTCAAGCATCTGGTGCGGATATGGGTATTGCTTGGGACGGTGACTTTGATCGCTGCTTTTTCTTTGATGAGAAAGGCAACTTCATTGAAGGCTATTACATCGTCGGTCTGTTGGCCGAAGCCTTCTTGAAAAAAGAAAGCCCGAATAAAATCGTGCATGACCCTCGTTTAATTTGGAATACACAGGCGCTATGTGAAGATTTGGGCGGTGAAGCTATTCAAAGTAAAACCGGCCATGCATTCATTAAAGAACGCATGCGCAAAGAAGATGCAGTATATGGCGGCGAAATGAGTGCCCACCACTACTTCCGTGACTTTGCATACTGCGATAGCGGTATGATTCCTTGGTTGCTTGTGGCTGAGCTCATGAGCAAAACCGGTAAACCACTGTCTCAGTTAGTAGAAGAACGCATGGCAGCTTACCCTTGCAGTGGTGAAATCAATTCTCGCTTAGAAAATCCTAAGCAAGTGATTGAGGGCATCACCAAGGTTTATAGCAAAGATGCAGAAAGCACAGATTACACCGATGGCGTGAGCATTAACTTTGCTGATTGGCGCTTTAACCTACGTAGCTCCAACACCGAACCGGTTGTGCGCCTAAATGTAGAAGCACGTGGCGATAGCGCGCTTATGGAAAGTAAAACCAAAGAGCTTTTAGACAAGATTGCTCAATTTGATAAAGCGTAA
- the dcm gene encoding DNA (cytosine-5-)-methyltransferase, producing the protein MEQISMSLPDKTHDILNKLLEVYDQKQIAEKLNPITVNDWCRETINRVLKGKSEKCFNENELFFLEGLLPEKPPHYDNPDFTFIDLFAGIGGIRKGFDNIGGKCVFTSEWNKYAIRTYKANHFCDPRDHKFNEDIRDVTLSNIDDISERDADEHIRKIIPHHEVLLAGFPCQPFSLAGVSKKNSLGRKHGFECDAQGTLFFDVCRIIRARKPNAFVLENVKNLKSHDKGKTFKVILEALDELGYDVADVDYSGKDPKIIDGANFLPQHRERIVLVGFRKDLNLTNRFTLTNLPKPREVPSLSSLLEKSVDEKYVLTPRLWEYLYEYAKKHQAKGNGFGYGLVDPKNSSAVCRTLSARYHKDGSEILIDRGWNKRTGETDFWNQSNQKRRPRRLTPKECARLMGFEKVEESPFIIPVSDTQAYRQFGNSVIVPVFEAVAKLMKPYIQESIKIKPNKSAA; encoded by the coding sequence ATGGAACAAATAAGCATGAGCCTTCCTGACAAAACACATGATATTTTAAACAAATTGCTGGAAGTTTATGACCAGAAACAAATAGCAGAGAAACTAAACCCAATTACCGTAAATGATTGGTGTCGAGAAACTATCAACAGGGTTCTCAAAGGCAAAAGTGAAAAATGCTTTAACGAAAACGAGCTATTTTTTCTAGAGGGCTTGCTTCCCGAAAAACCACCACACTACGACAACCCTGATTTCACGTTTATAGACCTGTTTGCAGGTATTGGAGGAATTAGAAAAGGTTTCGACAATATAGGTGGAAAGTGTGTTTTTACCAGTGAATGGAACAAATATGCAATAAGAACTTACAAAGCGAATCATTTTTGTGACCCTAGAGATCACAAATTTAATGAAGATATTCGCGACGTTACTCTTTCGAACATTGATGATATTTCTGAACGAGATGCTGATGAGCATATTAGAAAGATCATACCTCATCATGAGGTTCTTCTAGCCGGCTTTCCCTGTCAGCCTTTTTCTTTAGCTGGTGTTTCAAAGAAAAACTCACTAGGTAGAAAACATGGGTTTGAATGTGATGCTCAAGGAACATTGTTTTTTGATGTGTGCAGGATTATTCGTGCCCGAAAACCAAACGCGTTTGTGTTAGAAAATGTTAAAAATCTTAAAAGTCATGATAAGGGTAAAACCTTTAAAGTCATCTTAGAGGCTTTGGATGAGTTAGGTTATGATGTAGCTGATGTAGATTACTCTGGTAAAGATCCCAAAATTATTGACGGTGCAAACTTCTTACCTCAACACCGAGAACGTATAGTTTTAGTCGGTTTTAGAAAGGATCTGAACCTAACCAATAGATTTACTCTAACTAATTTACCGAAACCAAGAGAAGTTCCATCTCTATCTTCCTTGTTAGAAAAATCTGTAGACGAAAAGTACGTACTCACACCCAGACTATGGGAATACCTGTATGAATATGCGAAAAAACACCAAGCCAAAGGCAACGGATTTGGTTATGGACTAGTTGATCCAAAAAATAGCTCGGCAGTGTGTAGAACTCTATCCGCTCGTTATCACAAAGATGGGTCCGAAATACTGATTGATCGCGGCTGGAATAAAAGAACTGGAGAAACTGATTTTTGGAACCAATCAAATCAAAAGCGTCGTCCTAGACGCTTAACCCCTAAGGAATGCGCAAGATTAATGGGATTTGAAAAGGTAGAAGAAAGCCCTTTTATCATTCCTGTTTCAGACACTCAAGCATATCGACAATTCGGTAATTCAGTTATTGTTCCTGTTTTTGAGGCCGTTGCAAAACTAATGAAACCATATATCCAAGAATCGATAAAAATAAAACCTAATAAATCTGCTGCCTAA